One genomic segment of Drosophila melanogaster chromosome 3R includes these proteins:
- the CG32945 gene encoding uncharacterized protein gives MGAGNSKPQTVQIENPTAFEITRDVVDRIKQATVISTELGSTTCEACKQKPIKESCSDIRTPMEHKQHNVSALHPVPVAKSWKKRSLEVEEKEFGKSLKLVQELFGTPVKWAKDCEGEIEKFEEELVHCYQRFPNEPLQCSNLARQYHRFVFAKQYAELSKTNTCT, from the coding sequence ATGGGTGCTGGGAACAGCAAGCCGCAAACGGTGCAGATTGAAAATCCAACGGCATTTGAGATTACTCGGGATGTGGTAGATAGAATAAAGCAGGCCACCGTCATAAGTACTGAACTCGGATCTACCACCTGTGAAGCGTGTAAGcaaaaaccaataaaagaaTCGTGTTCCGATATACGTACTCCGATGGAACATAAGCAGCATAATGTGAGTGCCTTACATCCAGTTCCGGTGGCCAAGTCCTGGAAGAAGCGTTCTTTGGAAGTCGAGGAAAAAGAGTTCGGAAAATCCTTAAAATTGGTTCAAGAACTATTCGGTACGCCTGTAAAATGGGCCAAGGATTGCGAGGGCGAGATCGAAAAATTCGAGGAAGAGCTGGTTCACTGCTATCAACGGTTTCCAAACGAACCCCTTCAGTGCTCTAATTTGGCCAGACAGTATCACCGATTCGTATTCGCCAAACAGTATGCCGAATTATCGAAAACCAATACATGTACTTAA